A stretch of the Bacteroidota bacterium genome encodes the following:
- a CDS encoding substrate-binding domain-containing protein, translating to MKKINRVLVLFLATVAFLFTSCENKISTGQADEPTMGKKKIAVDETFKPVFEELEKQFETLYPNAFLDIIYAPESKVVDLLLQDSVQIIFIARELNAKEAAIMAKREVVARNTKIAYDGVAVLVNKNNKLGVLTHDDLMRIFTGKVTKFDEIKEGLAKEPFSLVFENSLAGTVNFFAARYGEDFRTAKNVYDLKTPKDLISHVSTNTDAIGFLSSIYVYDDADTNKTTFIKDVKVLDLEVADSVKSDQKAVGPWQYYVAQRYDPTVNTEREPPLYPLVRSLTSVNFEGRAGLGQGFTAYVASEPGQRTVLRFGLVPARMPVRILQITNENIQIK from the coding sequence ATGAAGAAGATCAATAGAGTTCTAGTATTATTTTTGGCAACAGTTGCCTTCCTTTTCACTTCCTGTGAAAATAAAATTTCAACCGGTCAGGCTGATGAACCCACGATGGGGAAAAAGAAGATCGCCGTTGATGAAACATTCAAACCTGTCTTTGAAGAACTTGAAAAACAGTTCGAAACACTCTACCCAAATGCTTTTCTCGACATCATTTATGCACCAGAATCAAAGGTGGTCGACCTTCTTCTCCAGGATTCCGTCCAGATCATTTTTATTGCCCGGGAGTTGAACGCAAAAGAAGCCGCAATTATGGCAAAAAGGGAAGTGGTTGCACGCAACACAAAAATTGCCTATGACGGAGTTGCAGTTCTGGTGAACAAGAATAACAAGCTTGGTGTCCTGACCCACGACGATCTTATGAGAATTTTCACCGGCAAGGTTACAAAATTTGACGAGATAAAAGAAGGTCTGGCAAAAGAACCGTTTTCTCTGGTTTTCGAGAACTCACTCGCCGGAACAGTAAATTTCTTTGCTGCCAGATATGGTGAAGATTTCCGTACTGCAAAAAATGTTTATGACCTTAAAACTCCAAAAGACCTTATCAGTCATGTTTCCACGAATACAGATGCAATTGGCTTCCTGAGCTCAATTTATGTGTACGATGATGCTGACACAAACAAAACGACTTTTATAAAAGATGTTAAAGTTCTCGATCTCGAAGTGGCTGATTCTGTTAAATCAGACCAAAAAGCAGTCGGTCCGTGGCAGTACTATGTTGCCCAAAGGTACGATCCCACTGTGAACACCGAAAGAGAACCACCCCTCTATCCGCTCGTCAGAAGTCTCACTTCAGTGAACTTTGAAGGCAGGGCAGGTTTAGGACAGGGATTTACCGCCTATGTGGCAAGCGAACCGGGACAGCGGACAGTGCTCAGATTTGGTCTGGTGCCTGCACGGATGCCCGTCAGAATCTTACAAATAACAAACGAAAATATTCAAATCAAGTAA